The region CTCCTGACCGGCCGCGTGCGCGCCGTGTACACCCAGGAGCGCCGCTGGCTGGTGTGCGGCTACTTCGAGGCGTGCGGCGTCGCGCTGCCCCTGCACGTCGTCGCCGAGCCGCACCGCGACGGGCACGTGGACATCGTCACGGCGTTCGTGCCCAAGCACCCGCACCACATCATCAGCCGCGCCCGGCTGGCCGTCATGCTCCGCTACGACGACGAGCACGTCCGCGCCCGCACCGCCCACGCCGGGAACCGCGTCGGGCACCGGGGCAAGGGCCGCTGGAAGAAGAGTGCCTGAGCGCCGCACCCGGCCCGCAAGGGCATGACCCCACCCGACAGCGCCCTGCAGGTGATCGGCGGGGCCGCGGTCCTGCTGCTGGTGTGGCTGCTGCGGCCCCTGGTCCGCGCCGGACTGGCCCGCGCCAGACTGAGCTGGACCCGGGCGCGCCGCACGCCGCCCCCGCCGCCCCGTGACCCGCAGGACGAGTGGCGGCAGCGTGAGGCGTCACACCGCCGGGACGTCCTGCGGCCCGGGCTGCTGCACGTCGCGTTCGACCGCGAGAGCGTCAGCCTGGGCGACGACAGCGAAGCGCACTGGCGCCTGCTGATGTTCGAGGAGAACCTGCCCCTGTCTGCCGTGCTGGACCGCCCGATCTTCCGGGTGCTGGCGTCCGTGCCGGGCGGGCAGGCGACCTGGCTGCTCGAGCTGCGCGAGGACCTCCGGACACCGCAGCGATCAGCGGCGGGTGAACTGGACCGCCCGGGCGTCGTGCGGGTCACGCCCCTGGCGGTCGTGGCGCAGCAGTGGTCCGCGCCCCGGCTGCTGCACGCGGACGTCCCGGTGTCCCGACTGATGGGCGCCACGCTGCACGCCCGCTACCTGGGCCGGCAGGACCCGGCTGAAGTGGCCGCGTCTCCCCACCCCATCCGGGAGGAGGAGACCGGCGCGAGCACCGCGTACGACGAGGCGCAGGTGGGCGCGAACGACCGCGTGATGATCCGCGTCCGCCCCCATCCGCCGGGCACTGCGGGTCAGGACCCGCCCAGGGCGACGCGCAGCCCGCGCAGTTCGTAGCCCTTCACGACCTCGTTGAAGGTCACGCGAGGTTCGGCCACCAGGCGCAGGTCCTGCCAGATCAGCAGGCGGCGCAGGAACGTGTCGGTCTCCTTGATCGCCAGGAATGCGCCGGGGCAGCGGTGGTGCCCGTCCCCGAACGCCATGACGGGGGCCTGCACGCCGCGCGGCAGGGGCCGGGCG is a window of Deinococcus grandis DNA encoding:
- a CDS encoding DUF4258 domain-containing protein — translated: MAASADLLALRAQLSRAEKAARRAPAPTPARAARPQAPLKPQRQAELGGVSTDDFSLAQAHARLRDAVYDGRYHMCPHAIGHARAEGFLEHDVLNVLLTGRVRAVYTQERRWLVCGYFEACGVALPLHVVAEPHRDGHVDIVTAFVPKHPHHIISRARLAVMLRYDDEHVRARTAHAGNRVGHRGKGRWKKSA